One window from the genome of Gimesia aquarii encodes:
- a CDS encoding LacI family DNA-binding transcriptional regulator yields MSHSANKQITLKQVAEAAGVSVSTASRALAGKAEAYRISRSTERSVQAAAKRLQFQPSLLAKSLRSQRTKLLGVVLPNIANPFFAAIAREITLAAEEDEFSVLLADSQENGETEVHLVEQLQARQIEGLVVCPVGIQNQHLTKIIRQNLPLVLVDRGFAHKNLVTVTSDHREGARAATKLLTEQGHQQIGVLQGLPDTLPNTERLRGYREELKRCGGAFDPTLIAGNHFDESSGYQAAHQLLSAHPEITALFAFSNQNALGALRAAAELGRKIPDDLSLIAFDDHPFAAYLAAPLTSVCQDVSQLGRVAASLLMEQIKTGKQPTEKQHRIPVEIINRSSIAKVE; encoded by the coding sequence ATGAGTCATTCTGCGAACAAACAGATTACATTAAAACAGGTGGCAGAAGCGGCTGGAGTGAGCGTTTCAACGGCTTCTCGGGCTCTGGCGGGGAAAGCGGAAGCCTATCGAATCAGTCGTTCAACTGAACGCTCAGTGCAAGCGGCGGCGAAACGATTGCAGTTTCAACCCAGTCTGTTGGCGAAATCTTTGCGCTCTCAACGTACCAAATTACTGGGTGTGGTCCTGCCCAACATCGCCAACCCGTTTTTTGCAGCGATCGCCCGAGAAATCACATTAGCGGCAGAAGAGGATGAGTTCTCAGTGCTCCTGGCAGACAGCCAGGAAAATGGCGAGACTGAAGTGCATCTAGTCGAGCAATTGCAGGCTCGACAGATTGAAGGTCTGGTGGTGTGTCCCGTCGGGATTCAAAATCAGCACCTTACCAAAATTATCAGACAGAACTTGCCTCTGGTGTTAGTAGACCGAGGATTTGCACACAAAAATTTAGTCACGGTGACCTCTGATCATCGTGAGGGGGCTCGTGCAGCGACAAAGTTATTAACTGAGCAGGGACACCAGCAGATTGGCGTATTACAGGGGCTACCCGATACATTGCCGAACACGGAGCGTTTAAGAGGTTACCGTGAAGAACTCAAACGTTGCGGGGGCGCCTTTGATCCGACATTGATTGCAGGAAATCATTTCGATGAATCCTCGGGCTATCAGGCCGCACATCAACTATTATCCGCTCATCCTGAGATCACTGCGCTGTTTGCATTCAGTAACCAGAATGCCTTAGGGGCACTGCGGGCGGCTGCGGAACTGGGACGTAAGATTCCCGACGATCTTTCATTGATTGCCTTTGATGATCATCCTTTTGCCGCCTATCTGGCCGCACCGCTCACATCGGTTTGTCAGGATGTAAGTCAATTGGGGCGCGTTGCCGCGAGCTTGCTGATGGAACAAATCAAAACCGGAAAACAACCTACAGAAAAACAACATCGTATTCCTGTCGAAATCATTAATCGATCTTCGATTGCAAAAGTCGAGTGA
- a CDS encoding nucleoside hydrolase codes for MNQNAKSLNYRYSWLVCSFFCCTLLWMSATLEAEEPERPVPLIFDTDIGNDVDDVLALGMIHALEARGDCKLLAVTITKDNPLAASFTDAVNTFYGKGEVPIGICRSGVTPTTGKFNKLAQQKDNGKLRYPHDLKDAKQIPDAVTVLRKALAGAKDSSVVIAQVGFSTNLANLLKSTRDDISPLTGKQLVKQKVKLLSIMAGAFEKIPRKGKLVDHLEYNIIKDVPAAQKLAQEWPTPVVWSGYEIGLSVPYPHESIEEDYNYTPHHPLAEAYILYNPPPHNRPTWDLTSVLYAVFPHRGYFGLSDSGDVDVKDNGLTTFKKNDQGRHRYLKLNDAQRQRLIEALVQLSSQPPAK; via the coding sequence ATGAATCAAAATGCGAAGTCGCTCAACTATCGTTACTCATGGCTCGTTTGTAGTTTTTTTTGTTGCACATTGTTATGGATGAGTGCGACATTGGAGGCAGAGGAACCAGAGCGTCCTGTCCCACTGATCTTTGATACCGATATCGGAAATGACGTAGATGATGTCCTGGCGCTAGGCATGATTCATGCACTCGAAGCCCGTGGCGATTGTAAATTGCTGGCCGTTACGATTACGAAAGACAATCCACTGGCTGCATCGTTCACTGACGCGGTGAATACGTTTTATGGCAAAGGTGAAGTTCCGATTGGCATCTGTCGGAGTGGGGTAACACCCACAACAGGCAAGTTTAACAAACTGGCTCAACAAAAAGACAACGGCAAATTACGCTATCCCCATGATTTGAAAGATGCCAAGCAGATCCCCGATGCTGTAACGGTCTTACGCAAAGCATTGGCTGGCGCGAAAGATAGTTCAGTGGTCATTGCACAAGTCGGTTTTTCGACCAATCTGGCGAATTTACTGAAATCGACCAGAGATGACATCAGTCCGTTGACTGGAAAACAACTGGTGAAACAAAAAGTGAAGCTGCTTTCGATCATGGCGGGGGCGTTTGAAAAAATTCCCAGAAAAGGGAAACTGGTTGATCATCTCGAGTATAATATTATTAAGGATGTCCCAGCCGCGCAAAAGCTGGCTCAGGAATGGCCGACACCCGTTGTGTGGAGTGGTTATGAAATTGGTCTATCGGTACCCTATCCGCATGAAAGCATCGAAGAGGATTATAATTACACGCCTCATCATCCGTTAGCCGAGGCATACATTCTGTATAACCCTCCGCCTCACAATCGTCCGACCTGGGATTTAACGAGTGTGCTTTATGCGGTCTTTCCTCATCGCGGGTATTTTGGTCTTTCGGATTCAGGCGATGTCGATGTCAAAGACAATGGTCTGACGACATTTAAGAAAAACGATCAAGGTCGTCACCGCTATTTAAAGCTGAATGATGCCCAACGCCAGCGGCTGATCGAAGCGCTCGTGCAGCTTTCCAGTCAACCACCTGCAAAATAG
- a CDS encoding glycoside hydrolase family 71/99-like protein produces the protein MRKLIVNSGYNVLSNIFVTFMSSAVVMLMLSLNSALSAEVNSAKPVLVHYMPWYASKPVSGEWGWHWTMGRFDPEKIRSNGQREVASHDYPLIGLYDSNDPDALECHVLQMKMAGINGVIVDWYGISDFRDYGHIHRNTRHLVKFIKQAGLKFAICYEDQTIKHMLENKFISQQDAVARGKDAFKWLDEHWLADDAYVKIQGQPILLVFGPQYYHKANWLQLKAGLSLPPLLFGLPHLTKSAGFDGMFLWPPVSGGKTVTPDEWQKQLRLHYDKSSAEPVLAVAFPGFHDIYEQAGLHKSYGLIEARGGKTLEESLKLAAESDSPLIQIATWNDYGEGTIVEPDTKRGYQSLEMIQNFIKSQDSNVTTATANDLRLPARLYQLKKQYQKQPDELQKLKKAAAFLFASQYDAAREILESYPLKTR, from the coding sequence ATGCGGAAGTTAATTGTGAATTCAGGCTACAATGTGTTGAGCAACATTTTTGTAACATTTATGAGCTCTGCTGTGGTCATGCTCATGCTAAGTCTGAATTCTGCTCTGTCTGCTGAGGTGAATTCTGCCAAACCGGTTCTCGTCCATTATATGCCCTGGTACGCTTCCAAGCCTGTCAGTGGCGAATGGGGATGGCACTGGACGATGGGTCGTTTTGATCCCGAAAAAATTCGCAGTAATGGTCAGCGCGAGGTGGCCTCTCATGATTATCCGCTGATTGGTCTCTATGATTCGAATGATCCCGATGCGCTGGAATGTCATGTGCTTCAGATGAAAATGGCTGGCATCAATGGCGTGATCGTTGACTGGTATGGAATTTCTGACTTTCGGGACTATGGTCACATTCACCGCAATACACGTCATCTGGTCAAATTTATCAAACAAGCGGGACTCAAATTTGCGATCTGTTATGAAGACCAGACGATCAAGCATATGCTCGAGAACAAATTCATTTCGCAGCAGGACGCGGTTGCCCGCGGAAAGGATGCTTTCAAATGGCTTGACGAACATTGGCTTGCCGATGATGCGTATGTCAAAATTCAGGGCCAGCCGATTCTTCTGGTTTTTGGGCCTCAGTATTATCACAAAGCAAATTGGCTCCAGCTCAAAGCTGGTTTGTCTCTGCCTCCCCTGCTCTTTGGTTTGCCGCATCTGACAAAATCGGCAGGCTTTGATGGTATGTTTCTCTGGCCTCCTGTCTCAGGGGGGAAAACAGTGACTCCCGATGAGTGGCAAAAACAACTTCGTTTGCATTATGACAAATCATCGGCAGAGCCGGTTCTTGCCGTAGCCTTTCCCGGTTTTCATGACATTTACGAGCAAGCTGGTTTACATAAGAGTTATGGATTGATTGAAGCGCGGGGTGGCAAGACCCTGGAGGAATCGTTGAAACTGGCTGCAGAGAGTGACTCCCCCCTGATTCAGATTGCAACCTGGAATGATTACGGCGAAGGAACCATAGTTGAACCTGATACAAAACGTGGCTATCAGTCTCTGGAAATGATCCAGAACTTCATCAAGTCACAGGACAGCAATGTCACGACTGCAACTGCCAATGATTTACGATTGCCAGCGCGACTGTATCAACTGAAAAAACAGTATCAAAAACAACCAGATGAGTTACAAAAACTAAAAAAAGCGGCGGCGTTTCTATTTGCGAGTCAGTATGACGCGGCACGTGAAATTCTTGAGTCTTACCCGCTAAAAACCCGTTGA
- the rbsK gene encoding ribokinase, with translation MAEKQQAKITVVGSINMDLMIRASNLPLPGETVIADSKVENPGGKGANQAVAAARMGAEVTMIGCVGDDSFATQLLQNLAEENVDTSRIIRRENTASGVAVVMVEESGENAILVVPGANALVNQQEIEQAREVIYGSDVLLMQLEVPQEIVAYTTQIARDAGVPVILDPAPAPLECCADLLNVDLICPNQSEAAALLGKPVESMDDAVSLMKELIQLGPKQAIITMGEQGAVLFDGETIQTVPSFAVEAIDSTAAGDAFAAGIAVRLAEHASLIEAVQFASAAGALAASGAGAQTAMPTREQIETLLKRQ, from the coding sequence ATGGCTGAGAAGCAACAAGCGAAGATCACTGTCGTCGGTTCCATCAACATGGATTTGATGATCCGTGCGTCAAATCTGCCACTCCCTGGTGAGACGGTCATTGCTGATTCTAAAGTGGAAAATCCGGGAGGCAAAGGTGCGAATCAGGCGGTGGCAGCAGCCCGCATGGGCGCGGAAGTCACAATGATTGGCTGTGTGGGAGATGACAGTTTTGCTACGCAATTGTTGCAGAACCTTGCAGAAGAAAACGTTGATACATCGCGCATTATACGGCGAGAGAATACCGCCAGTGGTGTCGCAGTAGTGATGGTGGAAGAGAGTGGCGAGAATGCGATTCTCGTTGTGCCTGGTGCCAACGCTCTGGTCAATCAGCAGGAGATCGAACAAGCTAGAGAGGTGATATACGGCAGTGATGTTTTGCTGATGCAATTGGAGGTGCCGCAGGAGATCGTCGCGTATACAACACAGATCGCACGCGATGCGGGAGTGCCTGTGATTCTCGATCCGGCGCCTGCTCCGCTTGAATGTTGTGCCGATTTATTGAATGTCGATTTGATTTGCCCCAATCAATCCGAGGCGGCGGCATTGCTGGGGAAACCGGTTGAGTCAATGGACGATGCGGTGTCGCTGATGAAAGAACTGATACAGCTTGGCCCGAAACAGGCAATCATCACGATGGGGGAACAAGGGGCAGTTCTGTTTGACGGAGAGACCATTCAAACAGTGCCGTCATTTGCCGTAGAAGCCATCGATTCTACAGCTGCCGGTGATGCGTTTGCAGCGGGAATAGCCGTTCGCCTGGCAGAGCATGCGAGTTTGATCGAAGCGGTACAGTTTGCTTCCGCCGCGGGTGCGTTGGCTGCATCGGGCGCAGGAGCACAAACAGCGATGCCGACACGAGAACAGATCGAAACACTTTTAAAACGACAATAA
- a CDS encoding DUF1501 domain-containing protein, translating to MFSILNHPSRTGNGITRRELLTTGGAGLLGLSLPKVLQAEQKQITDPFQGGRAKSVIFLFLFGGPSQLETFDLKPEAPSEIRGPFQSIDCRTPGLLISEHLPHLANVSDKYSVIRSMTHTFNDHSGGGHYIQTGKRWHIPIGAGFDATPKDWPSVGSVVEYLTQHTPGGLERDLPNYSVVPNRLGRLQAGGRYLRPGEYAGWLGRAYNPLTTTVDQRDSTDNPYWRDCTDEELSYEIEGLAPEVPLKTIRRRIALLKHFDHMKRNFDKADSQIFDQFRQRALALLTSDSTRNALNIQKEPETLRDQYGRHLFGQSCLMARRLVEAGVRFVTVHYDCVDGYSWDSHRNSDDVQHHLLPTFDQGAAALLTDLDQRGMLDETLVIAMGEMGRTPKPNNSWGRGHWSQLFPALIAGAGIQGGTTYGRSDRLASKPVEHPVSPEDLAATIYWAMGIDPGLMLPDALNRPVPINEDGEPLKQLFS from the coding sequence ATGTTCTCGATCCTGAATCATCCAAGCCGAACCGGTAATGGAATTACACGACGGGAACTTCTTACAACGGGCGGTGCAGGGCTCCTTGGCCTCAGTCTACCTAAGGTCTTACAGGCAGAACAAAAACAGATAACCGATCCCTTTCAAGGGGGACGTGCAAAATCAGTCATCTTTCTGTTTCTGTTTGGTGGTCCCAGTCAACTCGAAACATTTGACCTCAAACCGGAGGCTCCCAGCGAAATTCGTGGTCCGTTTCAATCGATCGACTGCCGTACCCCCGGGCTACTCATCAGCGAACATTTGCCACACCTGGCGAATGTTTCTGATAAATATTCTGTCATTCGCAGCATGACTCATACATTTAATGATCACAGTGGCGGCGGACATTACATCCAAACCGGAAAACGTTGGCACATTCCCATCGGCGCGGGATTTGATGCCACTCCCAAAGACTGGCCTTCGGTGGGTTCGGTCGTTGAATATTTGACTCAACACACACCGGGAGGATTGGAACGTGATCTGCCGAACTACTCGGTAGTCCCCAATCGTCTGGGACGTTTGCAGGCGGGTGGTCGTTACCTTCGACCAGGTGAATATGCGGGTTGGTTGGGACGTGCATATAATCCACTGACAACGACGGTCGATCAACGGGATTCAACAGACAATCCTTACTGGCGTGACTGCACTGATGAAGAATTAAGTTATGAGATCGAAGGGCTTGCACCAGAAGTTCCTCTCAAAACGATCCGTCGCCGCATCGCGCTGCTAAAACACTTTGACCATATGAAGCGAAATTTTGACAAGGCCGATTCACAGATCTTTGACCAGTTTCGTCAACGTGCTTTGGCACTTCTGACTTCGGACAGTACGCGCAATGCATTGAATATTCAAAAAGAACCAGAAACACTCCGTGATCAGTACGGACGTCATCTCTTTGGTCAGTCCTGCCTGATGGCGCGCAGACTGGTTGAAGCAGGCGTTCGCTTTGTCACCGTGCACTATGATTGTGTAGACGGTTATAGCTGGGACTCCCACCGTAACAGTGATGATGTGCAGCACCATTTACTGCCTACGTTCGATCAAGGCGCTGCCGCGTTATTAACGGATCTGGATCAACGAGGCATGCTGGACGAAACACTCGTCATCGCCATGGGTGAAATGGGCCGTACTCCTAAACCAAACAATTCCTGGGGCCGCGGTCACTGGAGCCAACTCTTCCCGGCTCTCATCGCCGGTGCCGGCATTCAGGGAGGTACCACCTATGGACGCTCCGACCGACTTGCTTCCAAACCGGTCGAACATCCTGTCAGTCCGGAAGATCTGGCCGCCACCATCTACTGGGCCATGGGCATTGACCCGGGCTTAATGTTACCCGATGCGCTCAATCGCCCGGTTCCAATCAACGAAGATGGGGAACCACTCAAACAGTTATTTAGTTGA
- a CDS encoding FG-GAP repeat domain-containing protein, producing MKHLTFIACLFITSVCFAANHAPKFKPQTIDDTVEIGYGTAIGDVDGDGKPDILLADKKEFVWYQNPTWKRHVIAENLTERDNVCIAARDIDGDGKVEIAGGGQWNPGDTLNSGAVFYLEPPKDRTQLWNPIKLPNQPVVHRMRWAKLGKNRFALVVSPLHGKGNKKGEGAGVKLIAYEKPTNPKDKWKQTVIEDTLHVTHNLDPAQWNPHTEAEEILYAGREGAMLISFDQGQWKKERFPVIEGSGEIRMGRLTPSSQFITTIEPLHGDKLVLYQSGTKPTEISGRQVLDENIKAGHAIATADLSRNGRQEIVAGWRSPNKDQKVGIKVYWSTDASGKNWKSAWIDENGMACEDIRLGDLNGDGKIDIVAAGRNSHNLKIYWNQSE from the coding sequence ATGAAACATCTTACATTCATTGCCTGCCTGTTTATAACAAGCGTTTGTTTTGCTGCGAACCACGCACCAAAATTCAAACCGCAAACCATTGATGATACGGTTGAAATCGGTTATGGCACCGCCATTGGCGATGTGGACGGCGATGGAAAACCAGACATTCTTCTGGCAGATAAGAAAGAGTTCGTCTGGTATCAGAATCCCACCTGGAAACGGCATGTGATTGCCGAAAATTTGACCGAACGAGATAATGTTTGCATCGCAGCTCGCGATATTGACGGCGACGGGAAAGTCGAAATCGCAGGCGGCGGACAGTGGAACCCCGGCGATACACTGAATTCGGGAGCGGTTTTCTATCTCGAACCACCCAAAGATCGAACGCAGTTATGGAATCCCATCAAACTTCCCAATCAACCCGTTGTTCATCGCATGCGTTGGGCCAAGCTGGGAAAAAATCGTTTTGCACTCGTTGTTTCTCCCCTGCATGGCAAAGGAAATAAAAAAGGGGAAGGTGCCGGTGTGAAATTAATTGCTTATGAGAAGCCCACAAATCCCAAAGACAAATGGAAGCAAACGGTGATCGAAGACACGTTACATGTCACACACAATCTTGACCCCGCTCAATGGAATCCCCATACAGAAGCAGAAGAGATTCTCTATGCAGGTCGTGAAGGGGCAATGCTGATTTCCTTTGACCAGGGACAGTGGAAAAAGGAACGTTTTCCTGTCATCGAAGGCAGCGGCGAAATTCGTATGGGACGTTTGACCCCCTCCAGCCAATTCATCACGACCATTGAACCACTACATGGCGACAAACTGGTATTGTATCAATCTGGAACGAAACCAACTGAAATTTCAGGGCGACAGGTACTTGACGAAAACATCAAAGCCGGCCATGCGATCGCCACCGCAGATCTCTCAAGAAACGGGCGTCAGGAAATCGTGGCTGGCTGGCGTTCTCCCAACAAAGATCAGAAAGTGGGAATCAAGGTCTACTGGTCTACTGATGCCTCAGGCAAAAATTGGAAATCTGCCTGGATCGATGAAAACGGGATGGCCTGCGAAGACATTCGACTGGGCGATCTGAACGGCGATGGGAAAATCGATATTGTTGCCGCCGGTCGCAATTCACACAATTTGAAAATTTACTGGAATCAATCTGAGTAA
- a CDS encoding outer membrane protein assembly factor BamB family protein: MLSMRKQAVILALVTCCYSFLNETALLQAEDWPQFRGPNCSGVSSAKNALPAEFSDQKNVIWSEKLGDGIGCPVVAAGRVFTSGMVGKDKVALYAFDAKTGKKLWERVWKTGELLEIHKTNSFAATTPAADDERVYFYFSTLGMLAVDAETGADIWQKKLPVPYFVFKWGAGMSPTLYKDLVLFCQDDDLAPAFYAFDKATGKIVWKDDRSDQAVNYSHPVICETDKGDEIVVAGTGKLIGYDPKTGKRLWSARTLLRNIKTTPVSRDGIIYVALQSGGIANQWLASIDRWETGNSDGKVTKDEIQAFVGKVKVPEAFYKKTFDRGDLNKDGALEGKELDIAFLPPGNEAGAKFGEEPAQQFILAVKGGGRGDVTKSHLLWKHPTKHTDHIVSPLVTADRMFLVKGGGISTCYEVGKGKKLWGPKRIQNESEYFASPIFGDGKIYVAGENGKIVVLEDGPEQKILAKNDMGDSILGTPAIADGRMFVRTRSKLICVGEK, translated from the coding sequence ATGCTTTCGATGCGAAAACAGGCTGTGATACTTGCTCTAGTTACTTGTTGTTATAGTTTCCTGAATGAGACTGCTTTGTTACAGGCAGAAGATTGGCCTCAATTCCGCGGTCCGAATTGTTCGGGAGTCTCCTCGGCAAAAAACGCGTTACCGGCGGAATTCAGTGACCAGAAAAATGTCATCTGGTCGGAGAAACTTGGAGATGGCATCGGTTGCCCTGTTGTTGCTGCGGGGCGTGTCTTTACCTCAGGTATGGTGGGTAAAGACAAAGTCGCACTCTATGCCTTCGATGCCAAGACCGGGAAAAAACTGTGGGAGCGTGTCTGGAAGACCGGCGAACTGCTCGAAATTCATAAGACCAACAGCTTTGCCGCAACCACACCGGCTGCCGACGACGAACGCGTTTACTTTTACTTCAGCACACTCGGCATGTTGGCCGTCGATGCAGAAACAGGAGCTGACATCTGGCAGAAGAAACTTCCTGTGCCTTATTTTGTATTCAAATGGGGGGCGGGCATGTCTCCTACGCTTTATAAAGATTTGGTACTCTTCTGTCAGGACGATGACCTGGCGCCTGCGTTCTATGCATTCGACAAGGCAACCGGAAAGATTGTCTGGAAAGATGATCGCAGCGATCAGGCTGTGAACTATTCCCATCCCGTTATTTGTGAAACCGACAAAGGAGACGAGATTGTTGTTGCCGGTACCGGTAAGTTAATCGGTTACGATCCGAAAACCGGTAAGCGGCTCTGGAGTGCCCGTACATTGTTACGTAATATTAAAACGACTCCCGTCAGCCGTGATGGCATTATCTACGTTGCACTCCAAAGTGGTGGCATTGCCAACCAGTGGCTGGCTTCCATCGATCGCTGGGAGACAGGTAACAGCGATGGGAAAGTGACCAAAGACGAAATTCAGGCGTTTGTGGGTAAAGTCAAAGTTCCCGAGGCCTTCTATAAAAAGACATTTGATCGTGGAGACCTGAATAAAGATGGTGCACTGGAAGGTAAGGAACTGGACATCGCGTTTCTTCCACCGGGTAATGAGGCAGGTGCGAAGTTTGGAGAAGAACCGGCACAGCAGTTTATCCTGGCAGTGAAAGGTGGTGGTAGAGGTGATGTGACCAAATCACATTTACTCTGGAAACATCCAACCAAACACACCGATCATATTGTCTCGCCTCTGGTAACGGCAGATCGCATGTTTCTGGTCAAGGGGGGCGGGATTTCAACCTGTTATGAAGTGGGGAAAGGCAAGAAGCTCTGGGGGCCCAAGCGAATTCAAAATGAAAGTGAATATTTTGCTTCGCCGATTTTTGGCGATGGGAAGATTTATGTCGCTGGCGAGAACGGCAAGATCGTTGTGTTAGAAGATGGCCCGGAGCAAAAGATTCTCGCTAAGAACGACATGGGCGATTCCATTCTGGGTACTCCCGCGATTGCCGACGGTCGGATGTTTGTTCGCACACGCAGCAAGTTGATTTGTGTGGGTGAGAAGTAA
- a CDS encoding mandelate racemase/muconate lactonizing enzyme family protein, giving the protein MKITAIKTYPVRIPLKPERRMISALGKHDVSQYLVLRVETDAGIEGAGEATVISRWSGETVWGAQAIVDRIFTPLLLGHDPCDIENVNLIMDRIAQGNWFAKSAIEMACWDIKGKEAGQPVYELLGGAARSRSIKCRFSMGAYPLERAERRTKELVASGFSTIKVKVGTNPDEDVARVKLVRETMGPDLELTIDANAGWDATTAIAAMERMADCNVALFEQPTPRGDFAALAEVRRAIQPKIMADDICFDLEDAKECIRNEACDVINVYPGKNGGISKTVAIVKYAEQHGIPCSIGSNLELDIASAAMCHSVVGCPNMNIEQYPGDILGPEYHEISVVKNPLQIEGPVITIPDLPGLGIEVDWGIVEANLNT; this is encoded by the coding sequence ATGAAGATTACCGCGATTAAAACCTACCCTGTTCGTATTCCTCTCAAGCCTGAACGCCGTATGATTTCGGCACTCGGCAAACACGATGTTTCCCAATATCTGGTATTGCGAGTGGAAACAGACGCCGGTATTGAGGGGGCCGGTGAAGCAACAGTCATCTCACGCTGGAGTGGTGAAACGGTCTGGGGGGCACAGGCCATTGTCGATCGCATCTTTACACCGTTATTGCTGGGACATGATCCGTGTGACATTGAAAACGTGAATTTAATTATGGATCGGATCGCACAGGGAAACTGGTTTGCCAAGTCCGCAATCGAAATGGCCTGCTGGGACATAAAAGGAAAAGAAGCAGGCCAACCGGTCTATGAGTTATTGGGAGGTGCTGCGCGGAGTCGTTCGATCAAGTGTCGCTTTTCAATGGGCGCGTATCCTTTGGAACGGGCAGAACGTAGAACAAAAGAACTTGTGGCTTCCGGATTTAGTACGATCAAAGTCAAAGTGGGTACGAATCCGGATGAAGATGTTGCTCGCGTCAAGCTGGTACGTGAGACAATGGGACCGGATTTGGAGTTAACCATCGACGCCAATGCCGGTTGGGATGCAACCACCGCGATTGCAGCAATGGAACGCATGGCTGACTGTAATGTGGCGCTATTTGAACAACCGACACCTCGGGGTGACTTTGCTGCACTCGCAGAAGTGCGACGTGCCATTCAACCAAAAATCATGGCTGATGACATTTGTTTTGATCTGGAAGATGCCAAAGAGTGTATTCGGAATGAAGCCTGCGATGTGATCAACGTCTATCCCGGTAAGAACGGGGGTATCAGTAAGACCGTCGCGATTGTGAAATACGCCGAGCAACACGGGATTCCCTGTAGTATCGGTTCCAATCTGGAACTTGATATCGCTTCCGCTGCGATGTGTCATTCGGTCGTTGGTTGTCCAAATATGAACATTGAACAATATCCGGGTGATATTCTCGGTCCTGAATATCATGAAATTTCTGTTGTTAAAAATCCGCTCCAGATCGAAGGTCCGGTCATCACGATTCCTGACTTGCCAGGACTGGGCATCGAAGTCGATTGGGGAATCGTCGAAGCGAATTTAAACACTTAG
- a CDS encoding SDR family NAD(P)-dependent oxidoreductase, translated as MLMNEKYVALITGSATGVGRACALRFAEEGFDIVVNYSRSEAEAFETKSLVEAEGGNVLLIQCDVSDDAAVQAMIGEVESQWGRLDVLVNNAGTTEFIEHKDLDAVTEEIWDRILGVNLKGPFFCVRAAAHLLRISDLGSVVNVSSTAGIDGRGSSVAYCASKGGLNTMTKSLARALGPEIRVNSVCPGPIDSRWLKRVMTDEQLAEETSGYPIPRPSLPDDIADTVLYLSLGTTLSTGQLLVVDGGRTM; from the coding sequence TTGCTCATGAATGAAAAGTACGTTGCATTGATTACCGGGTCAGCCACGGGTGTAGGACGTGCCTGTGCCCTACGGTTTGCCGAAGAAGGCTTTGATATTGTGGTGAATTATTCCCGTAGCGAAGCAGAAGCCTTTGAAACAAAATCTCTGGTGGAGGCAGAAGGAGGGAACGTCTTACTCATTCAATGTGATGTGAGTGATGACGCAGCCGTGCAAGCGATGATTGGCGAAGTGGAATCTCAATGGGGACGGCTGGATGTGCTTGTAAATAATGCGGGTACGACTGAATTTATCGAACACAAGGATCTGGACGCAGTGACTGAGGAAATTTGGGACCGCATTCTGGGGGTGAATTTGAAAGGGCCGTTCTTTTGTGTTCGTGCAGCAGCACATTTATTGCGGATCAGTGATTTGGGATCGGTGGTGAATGTCAGCTCCACCGCAGGCATTGATGGTCGTGGTTCGAGTGTTGCCTATTGTGCAAGTAAAGGTGGTTTAAATACGATGACAAAATCACTGGCCCGTGCTCTCGGACCTGAGATTCGCGTGAACTCCGTTTGCCCCGGTCCGATTGACAGCCGCTGGCTGAAACGGGTAATGACCGACGAACAACTGGCCGAAGAGACGTCGGGTTATCCGATTCCCCGCCCTTCTCTACCTGATGACATTGCCGATACAGTGTTGTATCTTTCGCTGGGAACAACTCTGAGCACCGGACAGTTATTAGTCGTTGATGGTGGCAGGACGATGTAG